The Danio aesculapii chromosome 8, fDanAes4.1, whole genome shotgun sequence genome window below encodes:
- the gp1bb gene encoding platelet glycoprotein Ib beta chain yields MRSVVLVFFFSVMAAVVQGSCPHVCSCSAGVVDCSNRALTTATLPSSFPASTTELLLNENHLTALPTSILDALPALRRITLHGNPWACDCAILYLRGWMLKHGSDASVRNVSCSSPAHLRGRLIVYLPEQELLDSCRYWLCNLALASQISLLVFICVQALLLASVILFLRRFERLTEEARRTAAESFTAEENTDHNSEYVMLKDRSM; encoded by the exons aTGAGGAGTGTTGTGCTGGTGTTTTTCTTCAGTGTGATGGCTGCAGTGGTTCAGGGATCGTGTCCTCATGTGTGTTCGTGTTCTGCTGGTGTTGTGGACTGCAGTAATCGCGCTCTCACCACCGCCACGCTGCCCTCGTCCTTTCCTGCATCCACCACTGAACTCCTGCTGAATGAAAACCACCTGACGGCTCTGCCCACCAGCATACTGGACGCTCTGCCTGCATTGCGCCGCATCACCCTGCACGGAAACCCCTGGGCCTGCGACTGCGCCATTCTTTACCTGAGAGGCTGGATGCTGAAACATGGCAGTGACGCGTCTGTGCG GAATGTGTCGTGCAGTTCTCCTGCTCACCTGCGGGGGCGCCTGATTGTGTATCTACCGGAGCAGGAGCTGCTGGACTCGTGTCGGTACTGGCTGTGTAATTTAGCTCTGGCGTCTCAGATCAGCCTGTTGGTGTTCATCTGCGTTCAGGCGCTCCTGCTGGCCTCCGTCATCCTTTTCCTTCGCCGGTTCGAGCGGCTCACTGAGGAGGCGCGGCGTACGGCAGCCGAGAGCTTCACTGCTGAGGAAAACACAGATCACAACAGTGAATACGTCATGCTGAAAGACAGGAGCATGTAG